The nucleotide sequence ACAGTCTTTTCTTTCAGCTTTTTGCCGGGTTTTCGGCCGCCATGCTGGGTATTTCAGGCTTCGAAAGCTCGGCCAACTACGTTGAAGAACAGGCCAGAGGTGTTTTTCCCAAAACGCTTCGGAATATGTGGATTATCGTTACGGTCTTTAATCCATTGATTGCGATTCTGGCGCTGGGTATCATGCCCCTCGGTGAAGTGCAGAACCACCAGCAATCTCTGCTTGCGTTTATGGGCGAGCGTTCCGGGGGTCGCTGGCTTTCCTGGCTGGTTTCATTCGATGCCGTACTGGTGTTAAGTGGAGCCGTTCTGACGTCGTTTGTGGGCGTAAGCGGCCTTATTAAACGAATGACGCTGGACCGTATACTGCCGCAGTTTTTATTGAAAGAGAACAAACGACAGGCGCCTTACTTCATTCTGCTGCTCTTTTTTGTCCTCTGCGTAGCGATTTTGCTCAGTACAGGCGGAGAACTCCAAGCTCTGGCGGGTGTTTATGCCATTTCGTTCCTGGCCGTCATGGGCTTGTTCGGCATCGGCAATCTATTGCTCAAACTTCACCGAAAACGTCTGCCCCGGCCCGAAATCGCGACGGTGGCATCCGTCATTATTGCACTGCTGGCCGTTGGCACCGGCTTGATTGGCAATATTTTACTCAACCCCCGCTATGTTTGGGTATTTTTTGAATACTTCATCCCTACGTTTCTGCTAGCCCTGATGATGATGGACCGTTCGTTATTACTGAAGGGCCTGCTATCCGTCATTCTTTATTTGTTTAATCCCATCAAGCGAAACATTGAGCGGTTTACGAGCTGGACAAACCGAACCATTAAACACATCAACGATCAGGAGTTTGTCTTCTTTTCCAAGGGCGACGATATTGCTTCGCTGAATCAGGTAATGATGTATATTCAGCAAAATGAAGAAACCAACCGGCTTCGTATTGTCACCGTTGAAAACGAACAGTTTAGAGCTCCGGAGCATTTGCATCGCGACATCGAAACGCTCGACCGCGCGTATCCGGAAATAGACATTACGTATCAGAAAATAACCGGTCATTTTGGCCCTGACCTGATCACGAACCTCTCAGCCGAGTGGCAGATTCCAACCAACTTCATGTTCATTGGCTCACCCGGTCAGAAATTTCCCTACCGGATCGAAGAACTGGGTGGAGTTCGGCTCATTATCTGATCGGCTTCTATATTGTATAAAAATGCCGGCAGGATCACTCCTGCCGGCATTTTTATGCTGCTTAATGTATGGGCTACAGGCCCAGCACTTTCTTGTTGAAATTTTCATCGGCACCCGTACCGGCGAAATCGTCGAAGGCCCGCTCGGTTACGCGAATGATGTGGTCGGCAATGAACGGCGCTCCCTCGGCGGCTCCCTGTTCGGGGTGTTTCAGCGCGCACTCCCACTCCAGCACGGCCCACCGGTCGTAGTCGTACTGAGCGAGTTTGCTGAAGATTCCACTGAAGTCGACCTGCCCATCGCCCAGCGAACGGAAGCGGCCTGCCCGCTCAACCCAGCCCTGATACCCGCCGTAAACACCCTGTTTACCCGTTGGGTTGAACTCGGCATCTTTTACGTGGAAAGCGAAAATACGGTCGTGGTAGAAGTCGATGAATTGCAGGTAATCGAGCTGCTGCAGAACGAAGTGGCTCGGGTCGTAGTTGATGCCCACCCGTGGGTGGTTACCTGTATGCTCCAGGAACATCTCGAACGTAACGCCGTCGTGGAGGTCTTCGCCGGGATGCAGTTCAAAGGCCAGGTCTACGCCGGCTTCGTCGTAGGCATTCAGAATAGGCATCCAGCGATTGGCCAGTTCTTTGAACCCTGTTTCGACCAGCCCCGCCGGCCGCTGCGGCCAGGGATACATGAACGGCCACAGCAGCGCCCCCGAAAACGAAGGACTGGCGCTCAGGCCGAGGTTTTTACTGGCTTTGGCGGTCATGATTAACTGATCGACGGCCCAGGCCTGCTGCTCTTTCGGTTTACCCGCCAGTTCGGCCGGACCGAATCCGTCGAACATAGCGGCATAGGCCGGGTGTACCGCTACCAGTTGCCCCTGCAGATGCGTAGCCAGCTCTGTAATTTCTACACCAGCTTCGTTCAGTTTCCCCTTGAACTCATCGCAGTACGTCTGGCTTTCAGACGCTTGTTTGAGGTCAATCATGCGGGGGTCCCAGGTAGGGATCTGAACTCCTTTGTAGCCGAGGTCGGCCATGTATCCGGCAATGGAGTGGAGGTTATTAAACGGCTCCTGATCGCCCAGAAACTGAGCGAGGAAGATGCCGGGGCCTTTCATTGTTTTCATATTTTCTTGAGCGAGTTAGCGATTGAGTGGTTGAGTGATTTGTAAATCAGGACTTGCCGGTATGACTACGCGACTTTGACAGAATTTTTAAAACCTGATAACCTTCATCAATCAAACTACTCAATCGATCTTCTGACAAAATATCCGTAAAAATCAGCATTTCGAGCCAGAACAAAGATTCGTCTAACTCCTCTACAACAATACTGATTTTGGCAAAAAATTCATTTTGACTACGCGCCCGACGAACAGCTCGGTAATTAGCCGCCGATGAGGACGACGACCGGATCAACTGCTTGCCGAAATGCTGTGCATCGTATGATTGAGGGAGTGCACGAAATACCTGTACGCAACGTAGCATAAACGTCTTTAAACGCTGCTCTATATGATCAGCAAATTCGCCTTTGTCTAACCGTACTGGGGTCATCTATGCAATCACTCAATCATGATTCACTCAATCCCTAAATTTCCACCCACGCCTGCTTGCGGTTACTTTCAAGGATTTTCTCGCAGATCAGCAGTTCGCGGTATCCATCAGCGAAGGTCGGAAAAGTTGGGCTTTCAGGCTGCTTTCCAGCGGCAACAGCCTCGTATACTTCCTTGAATAATTGCTTCGACGTATCGGGGAAACCTTCGTTATGACCGCCGGGGAAGCTAATAACCGACCGGGCCTCGGGATGAGCCAGCGATGGATCGCGCAGGAACGACTGGTTGGCGCCGTCGCGGTTACCAATCCACATTTCATTGGGCGCTTCGGAGTTCCAGGCATAGGTTTTCTTAGATCCGGCAATCTCCAGTTTCATCTGGTTCTTACGGCCGGCCGCTACCTGCGACACCGTAATGACCCCCCGATTGCCGTTATCGAACCGCAGCAGGACGTTGGCGTGGTCTTCGGTATTGATGGGTACATCGGCATAATCTTCTGGCTGGAGCATCTTGCCCGAATAGGTTTCGACCGGCTTCAGCGGTTTTTTCCGCACTTTATGGACCGTGTTGAAGTCGGCCATCACCGCTACAGTTTTCAGGCCGGTGATGTACTCCAGGCTGTCCATCAGGTGCGAGCCGATGTCGGCAATCGCCCGCGAGTCGCCCGACTTGTCGGGTTCGAGCCGCCAGTTGTAGTCGGTATCATAAAACAGCCAGTCCTGTAGATAAGAGCCAATAATTGAATACACTTCGCCCAGATCATCCTGTTCGCGCATGACCTTCATCTGCCGCACCAGCGGGTAGTAACGCAGGTTGAAGTGTACGGCGTTAACCAGCCCGGTTTCTTTGGCCAGCTGCACCAGTTCTTCGGCCTCGTGCAGGTCTTTGGCCAGCGGTTTTTCACACACAACGTGCTTGCCTGCCTTCAGTGCTGCTTTCGACTGGCTATAGTGGAGAAAGTTCGGTGTACAGATATGTACAACCTGAATATCGTCCATTTTGAGCAGGTCTTCGAACGAACACGCCCGTTCAATACCCAGCTGATCGGCTTTCTGACGAGCCAGTTCAGGAGATACTTCACACAGGGCAAGAACGTTGGTGTTGGGCAAGCGACGAAGCGCTTCGATATGTGCAGGTCCGATGAATCCGGTACCGACGACACCCACATTAATCTTTTGCATTACTTAATAAGTGAAATAATGAATGAGCGATTGAGTGAATAATTAAGGGTAATGATGAGGTGATTAACTAATTAGACAAGCCAGCTACAGATAAGCTATGACTTGATTTCCAACTAGCTGATCATTTATTGAATGAACTTCGTCCATTTCTGATCCGACTTCGACGAGGCAATGACCGTGTCAATAAAGGCCAGACCGCGAACCCCATCTTGAACACCCGGGAAATCATAGAGCGGATCCGGCTCACGGCCTTCCATGTGAGCCTTTACGGCATAGGCGAAGTTGCGGTAAACATTGGCAAAAGCCTCGAAGAACCCTTCCGGGTGGCCCGACGGAAGCCGTATATGTGCTTTGGCCGCAGCCGATATATCACCGACATTGGGACGAATGACCCGCTGCCCTTCCTGGGTTTTATATTTCAGGGTGTTGGGCTCCATCTGGTGCCACTCCAGCCCACCCAGTTCGCCGTAAACAAAAATCTTCAGGGCGTTTTCTTCGCCATTGGCGATCTGGCTGGCGTGCAGTACACCTTTGGCTCCCCCTTCAAATCGCAGCAGGACGTTGCCGTCGTCATCGAGCTGACGACCAGGCACGAATGTGCTCAGATCAGCGCAGAGTTCCTCAATTTTCAGTCCCGTAACGTACTCAGCCAGATTTTCGGCGTGGGTACCGATGTCGCCCATACAACCGGCAGCCCCCGACTTGGCCGGGTCTGTCCGCCAGATGGCCTGCTTATAGTTGTTGTCTTCTTCTTTTTTAGAGAGCCAGCCCTGCGGATACTCAACGACTACCTTGCGCAGCTTGCCCAGTTTACCATTGCGGACCATATCGCGCGCTTCTTTCACCATCGGGTAGCCAGTATAGTTGTGCGTCAGACCAAACACCAGTCCGGATTTTTCGACGATACCGACGAGCTCTTTGGCTTCCTGCAGATTCAGCGTCATCGGCTTGTCGCAGATGACGTGGAAGCCGTTTTCGAGCGCCATCTTGGCTGGTGGGAAGTGCAGGTGATTGGGGGTCACAATCGACACAAAATCCATGCGTTCGCCTTCGGGCAATTCCTTTTCGCGCTCAATCATTTCCTGGAACGAGGTATAAACACGATCTTCAGGCAGATAGAGCGCATGACCGGTCGCCTTTGATTTATCGGCGGAGCCACTAAAAACACCACAAACCAATTCGATTTCGTTATCAAAACCAGCGGCCCGGCGATGAACGGACCCAATGAACGCTTCGAGGCTTCCCCCGATCTGGCCCATGCGTAACTTTCTATGCATTGTTGTTGGAGTTGAGTGTATGTTTAGATGATTGTTGCCTGATAAGCAGCAGCGAAGGTGGCGAAATGTCTGAAACGTTACTACGTCAAGAGCAACAGCCCGCGAACCTACTCTAAATTTTGCGGCCGGAAATTAGCGGTTTTACTTTTTTTTCGGAAATTTTGCACAAATACGGCGGCCAGGTGGGGAGTTTGGCCCCGATTTATCCTTATTGTTTTTTCTACCGAACCAAATAAACCACTAAATCCCTCTTCTGCAGAAATGAATCAACCCGTTAATTCTTCGCGGCTGTTTCTGGCTAGTTGTCTTGCCATTATTACTACAGCCTTTTCCTTCAGCATTCGGGCGGGTATCCTGCCTCAGTTAGGGAATGAATTTGGTTTGACGGCCGAGCAATTAGGCTTTATCAATTCCATGTTCTTTTTTGGGTTTCCTATTTCGATGGTCATTGGTGGTATCGTATACCACACCGTCGGGCCCAAAATAATTATGCAGGTTGCCGTTGTTGCGCACACATTAGGGATTCTGCTAACTATTTACGCCGGTGGCTACACGGGCCTGTTGTTTTCAACATTTTTCATCGGCTTTGGGAATGGCTGTACAGAGGCTGCCTGTAACCCAATGATTGCCGATATGTATTCCAGCAACAAGCTGAACAAAATGCTGGGTCGGTTTCACATGTGGTTTCCGGGAGGTATTGTGATTGGTAGCTTGATATCTAAATTCATGACCGATGCAGGATCGTCCTGGCAGGCTCAAATCTGGGTACTTATGCTGCCGACCATAGTGTATGCGTTCCTGTTCTTTGGCCAGCCTTTTCCAAAACCCAAAGTGGAGGGCGTTACGTCCATAGCGAAAAACTTCCAGGCGATGCTTACCCCGTTGTATATCGTCCTGTTCTGCTGCATGGCGCTGACCGCCATTACTGAATTTGGTCCTAATCAATGGGTAGCCGTTGTCTTAAGCAGCAGCGGAGCCGATGCCATGCTGGTGCTGGCTCTGACATTCGGCGTAATGACGATTGGCCGGCTTTTCACAGGTCCGGTTGTTGATCGACTGGGTCAGACGGGCGTTTTGCTGGGAGGTGCCATTCTGGCAACCATTGGTATTTATATGTTCAGTACGGTTACTGGACCGATAGCCTACTTAGCTGCTATTATATTTGGCCTTGGTGTTTGTTTTAACTGGCCAACCATGATTGGCTTTGTTGCGCAGCGAGTTCCTTTAAGCGGAGCCTTAGGCATGTCTATCATTGGTGGTGTTGGTATGCTGTCAACGTCTATTTTCCAGCCTATCATTGGTAAATGGATTGATTCAGACCACGCCGAAGCAGCCGCCAAAGGGTTAAGTGGTTCTGCCCTGGAATTAGCAGCTGGACAAGCAACCTTGTCTACGATGATGACCTTTCCAATTATCCTGATCTTTGCCTTCACGGCTTTGTGGTTCTGGGCAGGTAATCGCAAAACAGGTCATGTTGACGAGACACTGGTAGCAGAACAGCCGCAACTGTAAATCTGAATTAACTAAACTAGAAAATTCCTGTCGTGAGTTCACGACAGGAATTTTCTTTTTGTCTTAATCAAGGCAAAAGGCTCTAAACGTAGTCAACCATATGTCTGTTCTAATGATGAAGGCACCTGGTAAAAGGTGACCGGCTGGCTAGGTCGAATCGCCCTGTAAGAGTTTGAAAACGATTAATTGTAGTCTCTAATGATGGTGTAGGCCGTAGTGCCGGAACTGCTTACCGAGCTCTGTTCTCTTAAACAGCTATTTCTAAATACCCGGTAAACGCTTAATTTCCGGGCATGAAAACGCTGCTCCTCCTTCTCTTGTTTATCGTTTCAATTGTCGCTTCGGCGCAAAAACAACCCGCTTTCATTAGTGACAGCCTCGACAGTTACGTAAAGCGCGGTATGGCCGACTGGCAGATTCCCGGTCTGGCTATTGCGATTGTCAAAGACGGCAAAGCCGTTATATCAAAGGGCTACGGCGTACGGGAAGTTGGCCAGAATGAACCGGTTGACGAGAATACGCTTTTCTTCATTGCTACTAACTCCAAACTCTTCACCGGATCGGCGATGGCGAGGCTTGAAGACGAGAAAAAGCTGTCGCTGAACGATAAGGTCACGAAATACCTGCCCGATTACAAACTCTACGATCCGGCAGCCACGCAGCTGGTAACCGTTCGCGATCTGCTCTGCCACCGGCTGGGCACCAAGACGTTCCAGGGTGATTTTACGTTCTGGGACTCAAACCTATCCAGAGCCGAGATCGTCCGACGGATGCGTCTGCTGAAGCCAGAAGGCCAGTTTCGGCAGGATTACGGCTACTGCAACTCCGGTTTCGTGACGGCTGGCGAAGTTCTCCAGAAAGTGACCGGCCAAACGTGGGAGCAGTACATAGAAAGCAACATTGTGAAGCCGCTGGGCATGACCAATACGTATATGCTGACGGCTGGGGCTGAAAATCGCCCCAACATTGCCCGCCCTTACACGACCAGCTTTGGCAGCCTGACGCGCATTCCCTACGACAATATTGATAATATGGCCCCCGCTGGCAGTATCGTCTCGTGCGTCAAAGACCTCAGCAAGTGGCTCCTGATGCAGCTGGACAGCGGCCGGTTCGAGGGGAAACGCGTATTGCCCTGGCCGGTTATCCAGAAAACCCGCGATGCCAATACCTTGCTGGGGAGCCGTAAATCGAGTGTTTTCCCGACGCATGTCCGGGCCTACGGCTTAGGCGTGTTGATGACCGATTACAACGGGCGCGAGGTATACTGGCACACGGGCGGAGCCTTTGGCTTTGTCACCAACACCTGCTTTGTACCGGAAGAGAAGCTAGCCATTACCATTTTGACCAATCAGGATAACCAAAGCTTTTTTGAAGCCTTGCGGTATCAGATTCTGGATGCCTATCTGGGCGTTCCGTACACCAACCGTAGCCAGTTTTTTCTGACGGGTGCCAGGCGGGACGATGCGCAGCAACAGCAGGAACTCAAAGCTCTGGCTGAACGGGTAGCCAGGAAAGCCAAACCCGAACTCCCCTTAGCAGCTTATACGGGTACGTATCGGCATGAGCTATACGGCACCATTTCGATCCAGCCGGATGGAACAGGCCTCAAAGTTTCTTTTCAGAATCATCCCAACCTGTCGGCCCGGCTGGATCACATGGACGATAACACCTTCCGGCTTACGTATTCCAATCAGGCGTTTGGCGTTTTTCCGGCGAAGTTTTCAACGAAAGGCAGTACGGCGGAGAGCGTCGTGATTAAGGCCAGCGACTTTGTGGAATACGACCCATACGTATTCGTCAAGTTATAAGCCACCTGTTGACATGCAGCCTACCCTGACAAATCTGACAACGGCCCCTCCCCTCTGGCTCGCGATTGCCTTTGCCTTAACAACCGCTGTTACGTTATGGGGGTTTGTCCGGGCTGTTCGCGTGGGGACTCCCAGGCTCACCACCGCTGTTTTTTTGGGTCTGCTTAGCTGGCTGGCGCTGCTGGGTTTGCTGGCTAGCCAGGACTTTTTCACAAAGCTGGACGTCTTTCCACCCCGGCTGGTTGTAGCAGTGCTGCCCAACCTGTTGCTGATTCTGGCCCTGTTCGTTACAAAAGGTGGCCGCCGGTTTGTGGATGCGCTGCCGCTATCGACCCTTACATACCTGAACATGGTTCGCATACCGGTCGAGCTGGTGCTTTACGGTTTGGCGGTACATCGGCAGATTCCCGAACTCATGACGTTCGATGGGCGCAATTTTGATATTCTGGCGGGGCTGACGGCACCGCTCATTGCTTATTTCACCCTGGGTCGGCCGGTGCTCTCTATGCGCTGGCT is from Spirosoma taeanense and encodes:
- a CDS encoding four helix bundle protein, which translates into the protein MTPVRLDKGEFADHIEQRLKTFMLRCVQVFRALPQSYDAQHFGKQLIRSSSSSAANYRAVRRARSQNEFFAKISIVVEELDESLFWLEMLIFTDILSEDRLSSLIDEGYQVLKILSKSRSHTGKS
- a CDS encoding Gfo/Idh/MocA family protein — its product is MGQIGGSLEAFIGSVHRRAAGFDNEIELVCGVFSGSADKSKATGHALYLPEDRVYTSFQEMIEREKELPEGERMDFVSIVTPNHLHFPPAKMALENGFHVICDKPMTLNLQEAKELVGIVEKSGLVFGLTHNYTGYPMVKEARDMVRNGKLGKLRKVVVEYPQGWLSKKEEDNNYKQAIWRTDPAKSGAAGCMGDIGTHAENLAEYVTGLKIEELCADLSTFVPGRQLDDDGNVLLRFEGGAKGVLHASQIANGEENALKIFVYGELGGLEWHQMEPNTLKYKTQEGQRVIRPNVGDISAAAKAHIRLPSGHPEGFFEAFANVYRNFAYAVKAHMEGREPDPLYDFPGVQDGVRGLAFIDTVIASSKSDQKWTKFIQ
- a CDS encoding sugar phosphate isomerase/epimerase family protein — translated: MKTMKGPGIFLAQFLGDQEPFNNLHSIAGYMADLGYKGVQIPTWDPRMIDLKQASESQTYCDEFKGKLNEAGVEITELATHLQGQLVAVHPAYAAMFDGFGPAELAGKPKEQQAWAVDQLIMTAKASKNLGLSASPSFSGALLWPFMYPWPQRPAGLVETGFKELANRWMPILNAYDEAGVDLAFELHPGEDLHDGVTFEMFLEHTGNHPRVGINYDPSHFVLQQLDYLQFIDFYHDRIFAFHVKDAEFNPTGKQGVYGGYQGWVERAGRFRSLGDGQVDFSGIFSKLAQYDYDRWAVLEWECALKHPEQGAAEGAPFIADHIIRVTERAFDDFAGTGADENFNKKVLGL
- a CDS encoding APC family permease codes for the protein MKTPTKLSELPASAICGNDISSSCLYVSALSILYAGKFAWLSLLLVGGTLYLFRRIYGEVVGALPLNGGAYNVLLNSANKSVASFAACLTILSYVATCVISANEAIHYAASFAFHLPIILGTIGLIFLFFLLNLLGLKESSKAAVVIFIIHLTTLLLLCLTCGWYVLRNGLGHFTVNFATESEHSLFFQLFAGFSAAMLGISGFESSANYVEEQARGVFPKTLRNMWIIVTVFNPLIAILALGIMPLGEVQNHQQSLLAFMGERSGGRWLSWLVSFDAVLVLSGAVLTSFVGVSGLIKRMTLDRILPQFLLKENKRQAPYFILLLFFVLCVAILLSTGGELQALAGVYAISFLAVMGLFGIGNLLLKLHRKRLPRPEIATVASVIIALLAVGTGLIGNILLNPRYVWVFFEYFIPTFLLALMMMDRSLLLKGLLSVILYLFNPIKRNIERFTSWTNRTIKHINDQEFVFFSKGDDIASLNQVMMYIQQNEETNRLRIVTVENEQFRAPEHLHRDIETLDRAYPEIDITYQKITGHFGPDLITNLSAEWQIPTNFMFIGSPGQKFPYRIEELGGVRLII
- a CDS encoding serine hydrolase, whose translation is MKTLLLLLLFIVSIVASAQKQPAFISDSLDSYVKRGMADWQIPGLAIAIVKDGKAVISKGYGVREVGQNEPVDENTLFFIATNSKLFTGSAMARLEDEKKLSLNDKVTKYLPDYKLYDPAATQLVTVRDLLCHRLGTKTFQGDFTFWDSNLSRAEIVRRMRLLKPEGQFRQDYGYCNSGFVTAGEVLQKVTGQTWEQYIESNIVKPLGMTNTYMLTAGAENRPNIARPYTTSFGSLTRIPYDNIDNMAPAGSIVSCVKDLSKWLLMQLDSGRFEGKRVLPWPVIQKTRDANTLLGSRKSSVFPTHVRAYGLGVLMTDYNGREVYWHTGGAFGFVTNTCFVPEEKLAITILTNQDNQSFFEALRYQILDAYLGVPYTNRSQFFLTGARRDDAQQQQELKALAERVARKAKPELPLAAYTGTYRHELYGTISIQPDGTGLKVSFQNHPNLSARLDHMDDNTFRLTYSNQAFGVFPAKFSTKGSTAESVVIKASDFVEYDPYVFVKL
- a CDS encoding MFS transporter, which codes for MNQPVNSSRLFLASCLAIITTAFSFSIRAGILPQLGNEFGLTAEQLGFINSMFFFGFPISMVIGGIVYHTVGPKIIMQVAVVAHTLGILLTIYAGGYTGLLFSTFFIGFGNGCTEAACNPMIADMYSSNKLNKMLGRFHMWFPGGIVIGSLISKFMTDAGSSWQAQIWVLMLPTIVYAFLFFGQPFPKPKVEGVTSIAKNFQAMLTPLYIVLFCCMALTAITEFGPNQWVAVVLSSSGADAMLVLALTFGVMTIGRLFTGPVVDRLGQTGVLLGGAILATIGIYMFSTVTGPIAYLAAIIFGLGVCFNWPTMIGFVAQRVPLSGALGMSIIGGVGMLSTSIFQPIIGKWIDSDHAEAAAKGLSGSALELAAGQATLSTMMTFPIILIFAFTALWFWAGNRKTGHVDETLVAEQPQL
- a CDS encoding Gfo/Idh/MocA family protein, which encodes MQKINVGVVGTGFIGPAHIEALRRLPNTNVLALCEVSPELARQKADQLGIERACSFEDLLKMDDIQVVHICTPNFLHYSQSKAALKAGKHVVCEKPLAKDLHEAEELVQLAKETGLVNAVHFNLRYYPLVRQMKVMREQDDLGEVYSIIGSYLQDWLFYDTDYNWRLEPDKSGDSRAIADIGSHLMDSLEYITGLKTVAVMADFNTVHKVRKKPLKPVETYSGKMLQPEDYADVPINTEDHANVLLRFDNGNRGVITVSQVAAGRKNQMKLEIAGSKKTYAWNSEAPNEMWIGNRDGANQSFLRDPSLAHPEARSVISFPGGHNEGFPDTSKQLFKEVYEAVAAGKQPESPTFPTFADGYRELLICEKILESNRKQAWVEI